Proteins co-encoded in one Oncorhynchus kisutch isolate 150728-3 linkage group LG1, Okis_V2, whole genome shotgun sequence genomic window:
- the LOC109899822 gene encoding cell division cycle-associated protein 7 isoform X1, whose translation MDKTGVLGLSLLSNKLAEIFTEDSENDRTFYGFSDCESDLCENKSSDSGNPMDLNGSPIKQPVPHRFTLRVVLRPRKLATPTPHSSEEEERKMEAEKGTVRFEVEEKLVTEATQPVKQPSGSDSEADLAQSGSFLAKRAQNIKANKAMLAQLIADLHKMPGAALLKSHKEGNLKKEKGSRAPRSKGAVGKSRTSPNRSSQRRTRSMGGAESLEAPQEERALELSLEEELLEVRGDPRQRRAPRPKQAKPHNIRPVEEITEDVLLLVADHTTEKVYNRATGSTCHQCRQKTTDTKTCCRSEECRGIVGQFCGPCLRNRYGEDVRKALLDPDWRCPPCRGICNCSFCRARDGRCPTGILFPLAQFQGFSDVHSYLSSLHSKLTNED comes from the exons ATGGACAAA ACTGGTGTTTTGGGATTATCTTTGCTCTCCAATAAACTCGCCGAGATTTTCACAGAGGATTCGGAAAATGACAGAACGTTCTATGGGTTTTCCGACTGTGAAAGTGATCTATGTGAGAACAAG AGTTCAGACAGTGGCAATCCAATGGATCTCAACGGCAGCCCCATAAAACAGCCTGTACCCCATCGCTTCACATTACGGGTGGTACTGCGCCCCCGTAAACTAGCCACACCAACTCCTCACTCCagtgaagaagaggagaggaagatggaggctGAGAAGGGAACAGTCAGATTTGAAGTTGAAGAGAAGCTGGTGACCGAAGCAACACAGCCTGTTAAACAACCGTCAGGTTCTGATTCTGAGGCTGATCTAGCACAGTCTGGATCTTTTCTGGCCAAGAGGGCCCAGAACATCAAGGCTAACAAAGCTATG TTGGCTCAGTTGATAGCAGACCTGCATAAGATGCCAGGAGCTGCCCTGCTGAAGAGTCACAAAGAAGGCAATCTTAAAAAGGAGAAAGGCTCT CGAGCGCCCCGCTCCAAGGGCGCAGTAGGGAAGTCCAGGACGAGCCCTAACAGATCCTCCCAGAGACGGACCCGCTCCATGGGGGGGGCTGAGAGTTTGGAGGCCCCCCAGGAGGAGAGAGCGCTGGAGCTCAGTCTGGAGGAGGAACTATTGGAG gtaCGTGGTGATCCGAGGCAGAGGCGTGCTCCGCGTCCCAAACAGGCCAAACCTCACAACATAAGACCTGTGGAGGAGATCACTGAGGATGTGCTACTGCTGGTGGCAGACCACACGACAGAGAAGGTGTACAACAGAGCCACA GGCTCAACGTGTCACCAGTGTCGCCAAAAGACTACCGACACCAAAACTTGTTGCCGTAGTGAGGAGTGTCGTGGTATAGTGGGACAGTTCTGTGGCCCGTGTCTGAGGAACCGATACGGAGAGGACGTCAGGAAAGCCCTGCTCGACCCG GACTGGCGGTGTCCACCGTGTCGAGGCATATGTAACTGCAGTTTCTGCCGTGCCAGAGACGGACGCTGCCCAACTGGAATCCTGTTCCCTCTGGCTCAGTTCCAAGGCTTCTCTGATGTCCACTCTTACCTCAGCAG tCTTCACAGTAAACTGACAAATGAGGACTGA
- the LOC109899822 gene encoding cell division cycle-associated protein 7 isoform X2, translating into MTERSMGFPTVKVIYSSDSGNPMDLNGSPIKQPVPHRFTLRVVLRPRKLATPTPHSSEEEERKMEAEKGTVRFEVEEKLVTEATQPVKQPSGSDSEADLAQSGSFLAKRAQNIKANKAMLAQLIADLHKMPGAALLKSHKEGNLKKEKGSRAPRSKGAVGKSRTSPNRSSQRRTRSMGGAESLEAPQEERALELSLEEELLEVRGDPRQRRAPRPKQAKPHNIRPVEEITEDVLLLVADHTTEKVYNRATGSTCHQCRQKTTDTKTCCRSEECRGIVGQFCGPCLRNRYGEDVRKALLDPDWRCPPCRGICNCSFCRARDGRCPTGILFPLAQFQGFSDVHSYLSSLHSKLTNED; encoded by the exons ATGACAGAACGTTCTATGGGTTTTCCGACTGTGAAAGTGATCTAT AGTTCAGACAGTGGCAATCCAATGGATCTCAACGGCAGCCCCATAAAACAGCCTGTACCCCATCGCTTCACATTACGGGTGGTACTGCGCCCCCGTAAACTAGCCACACCAACTCCTCACTCCagtgaagaagaggagaggaagatggaggctGAGAAGGGAACAGTCAGATTTGAAGTTGAAGAGAAGCTGGTGACCGAAGCAACACAGCCTGTTAAACAACCGTCAGGTTCTGATTCTGAGGCTGATCTAGCACAGTCTGGATCTTTTCTGGCCAAGAGGGCCCAGAACATCAAGGCTAACAAAGCTATG TTGGCTCAGTTGATAGCAGACCTGCATAAGATGCCAGGAGCTGCCCTGCTGAAGAGTCACAAAGAAGGCAATCTTAAAAAGGAGAAAGGCTCT CGAGCGCCCCGCTCCAAGGGCGCAGTAGGGAAGTCCAGGACGAGCCCTAACAGATCCTCCCAGAGACGGACCCGCTCCATGGGGGGGGCTGAGAGTTTGGAGGCCCCCCAGGAGGAGAGAGCGCTGGAGCTCAGTCTGGAGGAGGAACTATTGGAG gtaCGTGGTGATCCGAGGCAGAGGCGTGCTCCGCGTCCCAAACAGGCCAAACCTCACAACATAAGACCTGTGGAGGAGATCACTGAGGATGTGCTACTGCTGGTGGCAGACCACACGACAGAGAAGGTGTACAACAGAGCCACA GGCTCAACGTGTCACCAGTGTCGCCAAAAGACTACCGACACCAAAACTTGTTGCCGTAGTGAGGAGTGTCGTGGTATAGTGGGACAGTTCTGTGGCCCGTGTCTGAGGAACCGATACGGAGAGGACGTCAGGAAAGCCCTGCTCGACCCG GACTGGCGGTGTCCACCGTGTCGAGGCATATGTAACTGCAGTTTCTGCCGTGCCAGAGACGGACGCTGCCCAACTGGAATCCTGTTCCCTCTGGCTCAGTTCCAAGGCTTCTCTGATGTCCACTCTTACCTCAGCAG tCTTCACAGTAAACTGACAAATGAGGACTGA
- the sp1 gene encoding transcription factor Sp1 isoform X2, producing MAAMVESGGGFLQKRNTNTGQDSQQPSPLALLAATCSRIDTPGESDSGSEQQLDLSQAQLTQTANGSWQIIPVSLGSSSGSNTITTDSTGMVMTAGDSGKNRGQQVLTSVSSGHQGQQQYVLSSAPSLQGQQVLTMSGGQVVSMPNIHYQVIPQFQTVDGQHLQFAQAGVQQDPNAAGAGQFQLVSSPNGGQQLVRTGSGGNILTMPAGVLQQAIPLQNLGLGNSVLQNNQGQFQLANMPGLLNGNITLLPVNAASGSEGDGGSNQQLMQQVVSTSGTYYTNSTTTTTQTGTSYGGMTQQTQSTNGFQNSGGGIPIQPDNRDQPHQILIQPQQLIQGGTSLQTISAGGQVFATPTLTQDALQNLQIQTLPNTSPILLRTVGLNGQVSWQTLQLQSPAGTQITLAPMQGLSQLGQAQGGTMQLPGLHTINLNTLQNSGLQMHQLQGVPITISNTAGDQGLQAGGDSLDDGTVMEEGDTSPQPQNRRTRREACTCPFCKDGEARDPNKKKQHICHMPGCGKVYGKTSHLRAHLRWHTGERPFVCGWSFCGKKFTRSDELQRHKRTHTGEKKFTCTECPKRFMRSDHLSKHLKTHLNKKGTTGGAVTSDNSAPQSGGGVATDGGAGGVVNDQHALIAMETLSPEGIARLASSGINVMQVADLHSINSNGY from the exons ATGGCCGCGATGGTGGAAAGCGGTGGAGGCTTCCTTCAAAAGCGAAACACAAATACCGGACAA GACTCCCAGCAGCCCTCTCCTTTAGCTCTGTTGGCAGCGACCTGTAGTAGAATCGACACCCCAGGCGAGAGTGACTCCGGCTCCGAACAACAGTTAGACCTAAGCCAAGCCCAGCTGACCCAGACAGCCAATGGGAGCTGGCAGATCATTCCTGTCAGTCTCGGTAGCTCCAGTGGttccaacaccatcaccaccgACTCCACTGGCATGGTCATGACCGCGGGCGACTCGGGGAAGAACAGGGGGCAACAGGTGTTGACGTCGGTCTCCAGTGGGCACCAGGGACAGCAGCAGTATGTGCTGTCCTCAGCTCCTTCTCTACAGGGCCAGCAGGTCCTCACCATGTCTGGGGGCCAGGTTGTGTCCATGCCCAACATCCATTACCAGGTGATCCCTCAGTTCCAGACGGTGGATGGCCAGCATCTACAGTTTGCCCAGGCAGGGGTGCAGCAGGACCCTAATGCAGCTGGGGCAGGACAGTTCCAGCTAGTCTCCTCGCCTAACGGGGGTCAGCAGCTGGTTAGAACAGGGAGTGGAGGAAATATCCTAACCATGCCCGCCGGGGTCCTACAGCAAGCCATCCCCCTACAGAACCTAGGTCTGGGTAACAGCGTCCTGCAGAACAACCAGGGCCAGTTCCAGTTGGCTAATATGCCTGGTCTCCTAAATGGCAATATCACCCTCCTTCCGGTCAATGCAGCTAGTGGGTCTGAAGGGGACGGAGGCTCTAACCAGCAGCTGATGCAGCAGGTAGTGTCAACCTCTGGCACGTACTACACCaactcaaccaccaccaccactcagacAGGCACCTCGTATGGAGGCATGACACAGCAGACTCAGAGCACCAACGGCTTCCAGAATTCTGGTGGCGGGATCCCCATCCAGCCAGATAACAGAGATCAGCCGCATCAGATCCTCATTCAACCCCAGCAGCTCATCCAAGGAGGGACCTCCCTGCAGACAATCTCAGCTGGGGGACAGGTGTTCGCGACCCCAACGCTTACCCAGGATGCCCTGCAGAACCTGCAAATTCAGACCCTCCCCAACACCTCTCCCATCCTGCTGAGGACCGTCGGGCTCAACGGACAG GTGAGCTGGCAGACCCTCCAGCTGCAGAGCCCAGCGGGGACCCAGATCACCCTGGCCCCCATGCAGGGTCTCTCTCAGCTGGGCCAGGCCCAGGGAGGTACCATGCAACTCCCTGGCCTGCACACCATCAACCTCAACACACTGCAGAACTCTGGTTTACAGATGCACCAGCTACAAGGAGTCCCCATCACCATCTCTAACACAGCTG GAGACCAGGGTTTGCAGGCAGGGGGAGACAGTCTGGATGACGGCACAGTCATGGAGGAGGGAGACACGTCCCCTCAGCCTCAGAACCGCCGGACACGCAGGGAAGCCTGCACCTGTCCCTTCTGCAAGGACGGAGAGGCGAG AGATCCCAATAAGAAGAAACAGCATATCTGTCACATGCCAGGTTGTGGGAAGGTGTACGGTAAGACATCTCACCTGAGAGCTCACCTTCGCTGGCACACTGGAGAACGACCCTTCGTCTGCGGCTGGTCCTTCTGTGGGAAGAAATTCACTCGCTCAGACGAACTGCAACGCCacaagaggacacacacag GTGAGAAGAAGTTCACGTGTACGGAGTGTCCAAAGCGCTTCATGCGCAGCGACCACCTCTCCAAACACCTCAAGACCCACCTCAACAAGAAAGGAACCACCGGTGGCGCTGTGACCTCCGATAACTCCGCCCCTCAGTCGGGTGGAGGCGTAGCCACAGATGGCGGGGCCGGGGGTGTGGTCAATGACCAACACGCCCTCATTGCCATGGAGACACTGTCACCCGAGGGCATCGCCCGATTGGCCAGCAGCGGCATCAACGTGATGCAGGTGGCTGACCTGCACTCCATCAACAGTAATGGATATTGA
- the sp1 gene encoding transcription factor Sp1 isoform X1, with the protein MSDQQDEMAAMVESGGGFLQKRNTNTGQDSQQPSPLALLAATCSRIDTPGESDSGSEQQLDLSQAQLTQTANGSWQIIPVSLGSSSGSNTITTDSTGMVMTAGDSGKNRGQQVLTSVSSGHQGQQQYVLSSAPSLQGQQVLTMSGGQVVSMPNIHYQVIPQFQTVDGQHLQFAQAGVQQDPNAAGAGQFQLVSSPNGGQQLVRTGSGGNILTMPAGVLQQAIPLQNLGLGNSVLQNNQGQFQLANMPGLLNGNITLLPVNAASGSEGDGGSNQQLMQQVVSTSGTYYTNSTTTTTQTGTSYGGMTQQTQSTNGFQNSGGGIPIQPDNRDQPHQILIQPQQLIQGGTSLQTISAGGQVFATPTLTQDALQNLQIQTLPNTSPILLRTVGLNGQVSWQTLQLQSPAGTQITLAPMQGLSQLGQAQGGTMQLPGLHTINLNTLQNSGLQMHQLQGVPITISNTAGDQGLQAGGDSLDDGTVMEEGDTSPQPQNRRTRREACTCPFCKDGEARDPNKKKQHICHMPGCGKVYGKTSHLRAHLRWHTGERPFVCGWSFCGKKFTRSDELQRHKRTHTGEKKFTCTECPKRFMRSDHLSKHLKTHLNKKGTTGGAVTSDNSAPQSGGGVATDGGAGGVVNDQHALIAMETLSPEGIARLASSGINVMQVADLHSINSNGY; encoded by the exons ATGAGTG ACCAACAGGATGAAATGGCCGCGATGGTGGAAAGCGGTGGAGGCTTCCTTCAAAAGCGAAACACAAATACCGGACAA GACTCCCAGCAGCCCTCTCCTTTAGCTCTGTTGGCAGCGACCTGTAGTAGAATCGACACCCCAGGCGAGAGTGACTCCGGCTCCGAACAACAGTTAGACCTAAGCCAAGCCCAGCTGACCCAGACAGCCAATGGGAGCTGGCAGATCATTCCTGTCAGTCTCGGTAGCTCCAGTGGttccaacaccatcaccaccgACTCCACTGGCATGGTCATGACCGCGGGCGACTCGGGGAAGAACAGGGGGCAACAGGTGTTGACGTCGGTCTCCAGTGGGCACCAGGGACAGCAGCAGTATGTGCTGTCCTCAGCTCCTTCTCTACAGGGCCAGCAGGTCCTCACCATGTCTGGGGGCCAGGTTGTGTCCATGCCCAACATCCATTACCAGGTGATCCCTCAGTTCCAGACGGTGGATGGCCAGCATCTACAGTTTGCCCAGGCAGGGGTGCAGCAGGACCCTAATGCAGCTGGGGCAGGACAGTTCCAGCTAGTCTCCTCGCCTAACGGGGGTCAGCAGCTGGTTAGAACAGGGAGTGGAGGAAATATCCTAACCATGCCCGCCGGGGTCCTACAGCAAGCCATCCCCCTACAGAACCTAGGTCTGGGTAACAGCGTCCTGCAGAACAACCAGGGCCAGTTCCAGTTGGCTAATATGCCTGGTCTCCTAAATGGCAATATCACCCTCCTTCCGGTCAATGCAGCTAGTGGGTCTGAAGGGGACGGAGGCTCTAACCAGCAGCTGATGCAGCAGGTAGTGTCAACCTCTGGCACGTACTACACCaactcaaccaccaccaccactcagacAGGCACCTCGTATGGAGGCATGACACAGCAGACTCAGAGCACCAACGGCTTCCAGAATTCTGGTGGCGGGATCCCCATCCAGCCAGATAACAGAGATCAGCCGCATCAGATCCTCATTCAACCCCAGCAGCTCATCCAAGGAGGGACCTCCCTGCAGACAATCTCAGCTGGGGGACAGGTGTTCGCGACCCCAACGCTTACCCAGGATGCCCTGCAGAACCTGCAAATTCAGACCCTCCCCAACACCTCTCCCATCCTGCTGAGGACCGTCGGGCTCAACGGACAG GTGAGCTGGCAGACCCTCCAGCTGCAGAGCCCAGCGGGGACCCAGATCACCCTGGCCCCCATGCAGGGTCTCTCTCAGCTGGGCCAGGCCCAGGGAGGTACCATGCAACTCCCTGGCCTGCACACCATCAACCTCAACACACTGCAGAACTCTGGTTTACAGATGCACCAGCTACAAGGAGTCCCCATCACCATCTCTAACACAGCTG GAGACCAGGGTTTGCAGGCAGGGGGAGACAGTCTGGATGACGGCACAGTCATGGAGGAGGGAGACACGTCCCCTCAGCCTCAGAACCGCCGGACACGCAGGGAAGCCTGCACCTGTCCCTTCTGCAAGGACGGAGAGGCGAG AGATCCCAATAAGAAGAAACAGCATATCTGTCACATGCCAGGTTGTGGGAAGGTGTACGGTAAGACATCTCACCTGAGAGCTCACCTTCGCTGGCACACTGGAGAACGACCCTTCGTCTGCGGCTGGTCCTTCTGTGGGAAGAAATTCACTCGCTCAGACGAACTGCAACGCCacaagaggacacacacag GTGAGAAGAAGTTCACGTGTACGGAGTGTCCAAAGCGCTTCATGCGCAGCGACCACCTCTCCAAACACCTCAAGACCCACCTCAACAAGAAAGGAACCACCGGTGGCGCTGTGACCTCCGATAACTCCGCCCCTCAGTCGGGTGGAGGCGTAGCCACAGATGGCGGGGCCGGGGGTGTGGTCAATGACCAACACGCCCTCATTGCCATGGAGACACTGTCACCCGAGGGCATCGCCCGATTGGCCAGCAGCGGCATCAACGTGATGCAGGTGGCTGACCTGCACTCCATCAACAGTAATGGATATTGA